The following nucleotide sequence is from Synchiropus splendidus isolate RoL2022-P1 chromosome 1, RoL_Sspl_1.0, whole genome shotgun sequence.
TTGCCTCAATGACACTTCTTCATTCTGAACAACTTAAGAATGTACAACAGTTTCTCATGAACAGATCACGGTGAAAAGATAGCTCGAGGTGCTGATCAAAATCATAGGCTGCTCCTCTTTCTTGGCAGctgttccagtgtgtgtgtgtgtggggttcAGGACACATTTGTGAATGGAATCTGAGAGCACGTGTTGAGGGAGTGACTGCAGGCCGATTGACTTGTTCTGGTTCACCCTGGCTGCTCGCCTTGGATTCCGGCTGAAACCTGCTTAGTGTAATCAGCTCTAAACGGCAGAGATGAGCTGCAGGGGAAGAAAACTTGAGCCAGTGGCCAAGAAAGGTCACCAAGTGAGCAAAGCAGTGTTGAAAGAAATGCACTGGAGTTCACTAAAAGATTGCATTTGGAATTGTCCACAACATCTGCACATGCATTAAGAACGACCAAAACACAAGTTCAAGGCATAGATAAATAGACATCCTTCATTTTGGTCTTCTTGCTTGAATAACAAAAAGCTAATGGTAATGACATTTGAAATTGCAAGTGTCATTGAGAATAGCTTGGTACTAACCCTTACACTTCCAATGCTTCAAGACATGCATAGTGTTGTACCACCAGTTAGCTTGGTTCTGCTTGTGTTGGTGCGTAGATATCTCTGTAATGAACTTCAAAACTGATTTatatttcatgaataaaaattgATGACTTCAAAAACATACCATTGTGTTGTTCAGCGATGAGCTAGAGCAAAGTTCAGTAATTAATGTAAATGATACATTCTAAATGTTTTGGCTTTAActagcagatgtttttttatcaCACAAAGGTCTATCAATCTGGTGTCTGTAGTCTGTGATGATCAGCGAGACATTCCTTAGAAAGAGAAAGAATTGCTTTGCTATAATTGAAGTACAACCTTAGTACTTGTGCAATTACAGCAGAGACTCTACTTTTCTGAGACAGATTCACCATTTTCCCCACTTAAAAGTCCTGCAGGAGGTCAGAGACCATCCCAGCAACTAGGGGTGAGAGGCAGACGTAGATTACCAGAAAACAtcgacattaaaaaaagaaactatgGCAAAGATTTTCagattttaaatgatttattgatttagaAATGTTATAAACGAGTGATTTCAAATGCTCCTTCCAGAAGAATCTGCCAATGCCTGACACTAattacagggaaaaaaaaaaaaaaaaaaaaaaaaacacttcaggaaaTGGCAACTCTACATCCATCAGTTAAATCACGATAACAAATGTTTGGTTAGCAGAAGCACAATTGTGCGCATGTGTGGCGAGtgcacagaaaacaaaagtggCACTGgttagattctttttttttttcctcttcaaactGTCTACTACTCTCCTTTTAATTTTATTGGTAAATAAGCagtgtataaaaaatataaaaaggccATCCGTTTAAGTCTGAAAAAGCAACCCAGCTTGTTTAAAAGGACAAAAATATTCCATGACAGGTTGTATCAAGTTGCACTCTGTAGTAAGGCTTTAAACCACTGACCTGTAAGTGAGCAAAATTCCATTTCCCAGGCAGAAATACTCTTCAACTGAACTTCCTAAAGTCAATCGTCACCACCCCAAAACACCACAGACCGAAAGCCCAATCGAAGCCAGAAAATCCAAATCTCACTAAAAGCACTAAATGTTAAATGTTGGCATATGACAAAgtaatgaagaaagaaaaaatagatATATACAGCACATAAAACATTGTATGCAATATGCAAAGGCGTCATGTTGCTTTCGGCAACAACCCCCACCCACCAAATAAAAGTCAGCCTTCACTGAAGACCCCTAACCCCATCAGCCCCGGCTCCCACCCAAACATATCTGCTCGTACACACGGAACGTCACGAAACACGATTACGTCACTAAGCCTGTTAGTTTGCAATAAGGTGAAGCACTGTGAAGCTCCCGCCCCCTCCTTCACTCCGTGAGAGGAGACTGGGTGCAGTCGTTCCACTCGTCTGTCTCCGGGTTGTAGACCTCCAGCGTATTCAGGAACTCGTTGCCGTCAAATCCTCCCACAGCGTAAATGCTGTCGCCCAGTATGGCGACCCCGGCGTTGCTGCGCGAGGTCGTCATGCTGCCCAGCATTCTCCACTCATTGCGGCTGGGGTCGTACACTTCCACGCAGCGCAGGGCGTGGGAGCCATCAAAACCACCAACCACAAAGAGTTTGCCTGTTCAGAAGAGCATGTTAGCACGGACCAGGCACAGAGATGGAGCTGGCAGCCTTTTCCTACCGGCGTGGACGGCAACAGCAGCACCGCGGCGGGCCACGTTCATGGGGGCAATCAGGGTCCAGGTGTTGTTCTCAGGGTTGAAACGCTCCACGGTGTTCAGGCAGTTCCATGACTCCGCTCCCCCGATCACATACATGAAGCCATCCAGCTCACACACTGCTGCCTGGTGCCTCCCTGAGAACACACCGCCAGTTCAGACGCCAGCGCGACACACGTTCCAGCTACTTTTGAACACGTACTGATGTTGAGGGAGGAACAGTTGGTCCAGGTTTTGGTGACCGGGTCGAAAGCATCACAATTCTTTAGGCCTTTCTGTCCACAGGGGTCTGATCCTCCCACAACGTAGAGCTTGTTGTTCAAGGAGCAGACACCTTCAACACAAGGTCATGTCAAATTTGGAACTAAAACTCATTTAAGCGGGTGGGTATGTTCTATGTTCCACACCTGCATTGCAACGGTTTGTTCTGAGTTCTGGCACCTGAACCCACTCGTCTGTTTGTGGGTCGTACATCTCCCCGCAGCTCAGCTCATCTGAATGTCCGTTGGAACCTCCGATCACATAGAGCCGACCCTGGTGTGGAAGAGATCACATTTTAGAGGAAGTGTAAAACGTCTTGGGACATTAGTTTTGAAGTGCGGAAATGTTTATGCCGGCTCACTTGATTCAGGCCAGTGACTGGTTGAAATCAAaacccgaaaaaaaaaaaaaaaaccactttttaatgagtaaaaacttcaaatgaagaattTGATGGCATATTGGCAAGTGCATGTCCTGTGATGTACTAGCGACCCGTCCATGGTGCATTCCTGCTTCTTGCCTAATGACTGCTGGGAaaggctccagcactccacGCAACCCTGAACAGTACTAAGCactgatggatgggtggattgACTACGGGCCATTCGCCACCGCACAAAAATCTGAATCCCTCAACGTAGACAAATAAGCCcccagccaaaaaaaaaaaatgcatcaatgaACAAGCTTTTCACCCTTTTACCTACGTGCTCACATCAGCAGAAGCACCCTGTGCATGTAGCCCATTAATGATGACAAACCAAATCTGTAGATTACAAAATAACCTCAAATACCTCACCATCaatgagaagctgaagaaaatCTATGAAATGACATTTGTACGGCGGACGTTACAAAACTAGGCAGTTAGCCAAATGACAACACAGGCACTGAAATGTGTTGACCTTTCAGAAATGAACCTTTTAAGCCCCGAGGAAGACAAGTGAACAACCATGCTATATAGTTCGCCATCAGGCCGAGCATGATTACAGCATGGCCGTCACAAGCAAACTGATTCTTGCTTGCAGAGACGGAGTGGATTAGAAGACAGTCAGACCTCACTGACAAAAATGATGCCGACACAAACAGTCACCGAGTCCCTCACCATGAGCACAGCCATCTGGAAACGAGCCCTTGGAGTCCGCATGGGAGCGATGAAGGTCCAGCGGTCCTCTTTGGGGTCGTAACACTCCACAGTCCGCAGACATTCCTCTCTGTTGTAGCCCCCTAAAAAGATATATAAAATGTTTAGAAATTCCAATAAACATTTCCACTTTAGCACCAACCTGCTGCGATAAGTCTCGAGTCAAGAGCGGCGATGCCCAGGCCAGAGCGAGCGTAATGCATGGGGGAAAGCGggtgctcctccagctcctcgggCTGGGCCTCGAAGCTGAGGCTCTTCATCAGACAAGGGGTGGCAGAGGGAGATGTCTGAGGGCTGCTGCGGCCATGGAGGAAGATCACACACAACATGCTGTCCAGCACAGCCAGACACAGGTAGGTGTTGTCTGGGAGGAAGACCACCCTGTTATTCAAGACTCGTACAGAAAATTCCTCGCCGGGCTGAGGAGACAACTCACTTGTAGTCTTCTCAGAGGCAATGTACTTCCACTCTCTCCTGCCGTGTTGTTTAGGGGCATTTGCTGCTTGGTTGGAGGGCGAGAGGCTTCctgaggagctgcagctcaTCTGTCTCTGGGCATTCTCTCGAACTGGCTTCTTCTGCAAGAGCACAGTGCAGCTACAGAAGCCAGGCTCATAGCACACAAACATCCAACTGCTGTCCTAACCAAGGAAGGCAACCAAGGAAAACGGTCAAACTGTTGGAGGCGTCTTCCACCATTGAAACCTGGGTTGAAGTCAATTTAGAACTGATTGTGCTGTGTGCAAGGAACACCAGTAGCAGGCTGGTGTACATGTACCTAACGGCAACCCAAAAACAATCTATGAAGGCCTGAATGTTTTTTCCCCTGATTCAAAACTATATTGTAATGCAATAGAATGTGATTTTTGAATACTGAAAGAATTAGATGCCCCATATGTCAAAGGTTTGGGCTGGGGTGCCCCTCACATTGACTCCCCCCCATTTTTCATGTGCTGCAGTCTTTATTGAAGTTAATGATTAGACTGTTGACATGGCTTGAAGTCTATAGTGATCAATTATATTCTAGTGTTTAAAATAAGGATATGTTATTCATATGAATGTGAGCATCATTCATCGCATGCCGAGTCCCAATACTGTCAAGATGAAAGTGTTTTCTCCAAATTGTTCATCCCTAGACCAAACCTATGTACAGTGTTGCACTCCGCCAGAAAAATCTGCTTGAAGATCCACAAATGAAATTATAATTTATACAACGCAGATTCTCAAAATTTTGAGTGTGCAGCCGAAtctttcatgaaacactgatcTCTACTTCCACAGAGGTATGAAAGTCACATCACTGAGGAGCACAGGCTGACTGACAGGCCCACCCCCCACTTTTGCATGTAAATCCATTAGGAGCATGCAGCAACAGGcatgtcaaaacacacacattcatgcaGGTCGAAATAAGTCTTGCACTGTCTCAGCTTATGAGCGGGAATCTGCTTGGCTTGGCTGGACATGTATTATATGAGAATAGAAGTTACCCAACTGGTGGACAGAAGTACTCTGGTTAGCGAAGAACATTACAATAGAGTTAAAAATAATATACTATCACATCTTAATGCCCAAAGCTGCTTGTTACGACACAATATTGATGGTTGCACTTGAGCTCATTTTTAGAAGTAAAAAGTCATGGTAAGGGATTAAACAAAAAGTAATTGAACTAAACTGATATCCGTGCGCCCCAACGTCACTCAGCTAAGTGCTATTCCACTCATGTCATGGAGTTAACTTTCAAACCCAGCAACGCCACTTGCTGGAAGCACTTTGTTGGTTGTGTGCCTTCGACAGCCTCATTATCATGGctgattaaatgaatgaattgccTCTCAAATATATcgcaaatggaaaaaaaggtaCACACAGCCAAACATAGTCCAGTGCAGACGTTCCAAATAAAGTCAGCCCAAGCAGTGGGGTACCTGCACAAACTGAAGGTGGTCCTCCTCGCCACCAAACACCTCACTGTGCCCCTCAATCACCAGCCCTCCATCCACCAGCTTGTGGTCGGGTGAATAGTACAAGGTTTGCACctgaaagacaaacaggaacaacAACCATGTggctgtctccatggcaactcactgagggggaggaagaagagaaggagggggcAGTGCTGAGAACAAGAGTAGGAAGACGGCCTGCATCCTCAGCTGCACAGAGAACTTCCTCTACAGAGACAAAAGCAGCTTCCACTGCACAGTGTGGTAGGGGTTACTGCCATCTGAGGCATCTAAAAACAAAGAAGCATGGTGTGAAAAAGGACAGGTGGTGTCTGAAGGATGAAGGAGAGCAGGCCCGGCAGCCCACTGTGCTGCTCTGCCCTTTGGAAGCGGGCGATTGTGACGACAGCCACAACAAGCTGTCAAATCCAGGTGACAAAACAGGAGTCATTTTCAAGTACCAGACTCATGAATGGACATCAATAAACCAGGCTTTCCATCATCTTATGggcaaattaaaaaacaaaaaaagatgtttcACTTGTAAAGGTCATCAGGGGATTCAAAAGTATCCTCTCGGGAAAAGAAAAGCGAGATGCGTCATAGTACATGAAGAACAGAGTTGCTGGGCTGCAAAGACGCTTCCGAGAGGCAGTAGTGATCCTCTCTGTTCTCTGACTCATTACCCTGGTGGCTCAGTCCGGGCTCCTCAGtcggttgctgctgctgctgataatAACCCTACAGAAGAGATAAATCAACCGGGAGGAAATGCTTGTTAGTTCTTGAGCAGCAAACGTGCACCTGAGCAGACATGAAGTGGCAGTTAGACTGCagaatacaaaaaagaaaaaaaaagaaaataaagggtCAAACCTTTGGGAACCTGTTTTTGCATTTTAGAGGAGAAGAGCACTGTGATACTCAGAGGGGCAAGTTTAAGTCCACCACAGCCCAGAGAACAGTGGAAACAAAAACGCTCTTGCATCGCTCACCTCTAATTTGGAGTATGGTTCGGGGGAACAGagtttcttactgcaaaagccTCAACAAATCAGAGGAAAACAACAGTCCCGACATACCAGCATGTCAGAAGCATGCCCTTTCTATCTCAGCCTCCCTGACGACTTCTTAACGTCAAAAACAGGAGGATTAAAAAGTAGGGGAGGGACAGTGTGAGGAGGGGGGGCATAGATCAGCCTGAATGTCCAGACTACTTGATAGGATACTGACCTCTTCCATGAGTCGTTCCAGGTGGTCTCCGTTCTCACAAAGGCTTCGCTGGACCCAGTTTAGCACCTTTGAGTAAAGCTTGCCATTGCTGGGCAGTGTCAGGTTGTCTTCTAGCATTACTTCTAACTGCAAATACAAAGGATGAGACAGCATTAGAAGTTGGTCAAACAAGACCACTAGTCTGTAGCAAGCGGGATTCTGTCCCTGCCCAAGACACAGCTTTAGTAAGCAATATTCACATGTCCTTGCTTTAAATGAGGAGTCTGCTACCAACTAATGCAGGGGGTGACTCAACCACATCATTAAGTCAAATGACGCATTTCAGTTGAACACTTCTTCATTTTACTCTGAATCAATTTTAAAATGGCTGCAAGTCAAAGCTGACGAGATGACTTGCAAAAGCATCCCCCAGTTTCAGAGTGCAGTGGAGTGCACTGCAGAAACAGAGCCAACTGCCAATGTTTGTTCCAATAGACACCAAATTAATGGTCAGATTTTGGGGGACCTTTATTCCAGCATGCTGAAAATAAGTGTTGAGTGGGACATGTTGGATTTGTGGACAGCTCACCAATTAGTAAGATTGGAGTGAGTCACTTTTCAGGCAAATTAGGCACCTAAATCCATTCGCATAAGCTTTAGCTCGTGACTAatctataaaaagaaacgcCTTCATAAGAACAGCTAATCTCATGACAGTAAAAAGGTAATAATGCGAAGCTTTTAATGCAGTTACTGAACATCTGACCTTCAATGGGGGATGGTAGACTTTAAACAAAGTACCTTGTCATTCAGCAAACACTATCCAGAACAACTTACAATACATCCGAAAGCAACACTAAGAACCACCAAGGGCCCTGCCACGTTCCTCACTGGGATTGCCTCAAACCCACAGCTTCCTACTGCAGACATACTGAAGGGCACAAAAATCTAGTCACCTTGAGACGGGGTAATTTGAGGAACTCTTCCTGCTCAGACACTTCCAGTAGGTGTTCTTGGATGAAGGCGTCCACCTTGGCCAAAACTCTGGCATCTCCCATGGAGCTGGCAAAGCTGCGGAAGGAAATGGCATTCTGGGAATCCATCTTGGTCAGCAGGTAGTCTCCACAGATCTAGAGAACAGTAATGAGCCAGTTACAAGAAGCAATATGCAACACTGTGAGTGCAGCTTTATTCTCCTGACCTGTTTGACTCGCTCCATCTTGAACCGTTTGGCTGCAGAGTAAACTTCCTTAACTATGTCCTTGTCTGCCTTGAGTCtagagtaaaaaaaatgaaaaaggctGTCAATCATTTCCAAGAGAGAGGGACTTTGCAGTGATGAGAAACTAAAGTACGAACTGGGCAGTGTAGGCATAGTTGAGCAAGACCTCCACGGCAGCGGGATCCAAGTCGTCAAAAGTGACATGAGACACTCCATGTGGCTCTGTGTCACTGTTGAAGATCTCAAACAAGTAAGGACTGCAGCAAGCCAGGACAGCACGATGAGCCATCAGCTCATGTCCGCAAACCTTGGGAGAAGCACCATTATTGCAGGTGAATGTTTGGGACCATAGTAATCAGCTTCTGATGTCAATGCAGATCCGGAACACAAGAAAAGTGAGCCAAACTTTACAAGAATGCGGCATATCAGCTGTCAAAGCAAAGGGAACACGGCATACATATCCTCTAAAAATAGACCACTAATAGATTCCAAGGGTTTATTGCAACACCTGCTACAAAACCATCATACACATGAGGAATAACACCATTACGTAGTGCAGTGAATGGCAAGTTAACAGCTTTTAAGAAACTTGTAGGGTCAAAATAAACTTAATCACTGAAGTCGTGAGTAGAGACGACTACATTTGTAATACTCGTGGAGCCGGTGTGGTGTGCAGAGTCATACCTGCAATCTCACATCACAGAACTGGCCACTCTTCCTCAGAGCATTCATTTTGGCCACGGTGGAATCAAGGAAACTCTCATCCTCAAAGATCAAGTAACCGTTAGGAATCATCTTGGCTGAATTTCGTTGGCGTGTCTGAAAAGAAAAGCAAGTCGCGTGTTACAATGTTCATCCTGGAGCTACCCAAAATGCCATTGCTGCTTCTAGCACACTCTTATAAAGAAGACATGAATAAGTATATGCTTGTGGTTCTTTATTCTGCCATCGCTGGCTTTATTAATTGATGACCTCTAAAAAGGAGCAGGATTACGTTGCTATTATGCGCACTCTGCTCTATAATCTCTCCAATGCATTAGTCATAGGCCTCACCTAATAGAGAAGAGCACCACTGCTGGGAGAACAGGAACTGAAGGATGGCAAAGAAGTCAGAGAATACGAGGCACTCTGGTCTTCTTCATCCAAGGAGAGGAGGGACGTTGTCAGAAGAAATGCCAGTGGACAACACGGCGTGAgcggaggggaggagagggagcagCCGCACAGACAAACTATCAGGCTTGAAGCGACTGTAATCAAGTCCTCCGGAACCCGTTGGCTATAGACTGGTACCTATTCTCTGTTGGTCATGCATCATAAcctggaagaggaggaagagggtggGGGAAAACAATGTGACATTAGTGGATCAACTTCAAAAAGTTAGAATGCCAAGTGAAAAATGATCTTTCAGTGTAAAATGATAGCACAAAAAATAGATTAGAAAGAATCAGAGCATCGACCGTCACAATATCATCACCCAGACCCGCATTTGGGATTTATACACAAACCCTTCAAACTGGGAGATCTTTTCATTtaccaaaaaaatgttcatactcCACACACAAATATACAACTACAAATCAACCTAGTGCCAGCCAAACTCCAGGACACAGAGCACAACACTACAAGCAAAGAAACATACCACTAAATAAACAGGCTTTTGACAGGCCTGTTGATAATGTATATCCAACATGTTCAATGCATCAAGTCTCTAGGCTCCGGTCTGTTCAGGCAGAAGGCATTCCAAGCCATTGCTCCCATAGTATAGACTCCACCCTTCAGGAGGCCTTCCTCACAGCCACAAGCCCATAGGAATGCTCTAGGTGGGATGGGTTGGCGATATACATTGACGGCCTGTTGGTTATGCAACGGTCTGCTGAACACATTAACATTAACCCCATTTGTGAAACAGTTAAACAGTCATGAAGGAACCTTGGGTGTCtctgaattattcatttgtGCCACCAAAATGGTTTTCTCACCCAAGAAGAATGTAAAGTAGGGCAAGCAGAGCAGCCGGCTAACAGTGAAATTTAACCCACATACGTGGCGATGTCTCCCCAGGTGCCAGGGCCAAACTGTACATGTATCCAATTCCCT
It contains:
- the ivns1abpa gene encoding influenza virus NS1A-binding protein homolog A produces the protein MIPNGYLIFEDESFLDSTVAKMNALRKSGQFCDVRLQVCGHELMAHRAVLACCSPYLFEIFNSDTEPHGVSHVTFDDLDPAAVEVLLNYAYTAQLKADKDIVKEVYSAAKRFKMERVKQICGDYLLTKMDSQNAISFRSFASSMGDARVLAKVDAFIQEHLLEVSEQEEFLKLPRLKLEVMLEDNLTLPSNGKLYSKVLNWVQRSLCENGDHLERLMEEVQTLYYSPDHKLVDGGLVIEGHSEVFGGEEDHLQFVQKKPVRENAQRQMSCSSSGSLSPSNQAANAPKQHGRREWKYIASEKTTNNTYLCLAVLDSMLCVIFLHGRSSPQTSPSATPCLMKSLSFEAQPEELEEHPLSPMHYARSGLGIAALDSRLIAAGGYNREECLRTVECYDPKEDRWTFIAPMRTPRARFQMAVLMGRLYVIGGSNGHSDELSCGEMYDPQTDEWVQVPELRTNRCNAGVCSLNNKLYVVGGSDPCGQKGLKNCDAFDPVTKTWTNCSSLNIRRHQAAVCELDGFMYVIGGAESWNCLNTVERFNPENNTWTLIAPMNVARRGAAVAVHAGKLFVVGGFDGSHALRCVEVYDPSRNEWRMLGSMTTSRSNAGVAILGDSIYAVGGFDGNEFLNTLEVYNPETDEWNDCTQSPLTE